The following coding sequences lie in one Maribacter forsetii DSM 18668 genomic window:
- a CDS encoding M14 family metallopeptidase, with protein MTTKNSWYKAALLTFVLAISCISVTMAQTVPSPEDVYGFKVGTDYKLADYSQIEDYLSQLDASSERVKKVEIGTTVLGRKMYILFISSEENLKDLDKWKDISTKLARVQVSNEEAMKLSEEGKAIVWIDGGMHSTELAHGQMTSEFAYTLATSETTEIKKIRDNVITILMPVMNPDGLDIVVDWYKKNLGTAYETSRPPILYHYYMGHDNNRDWFMNTMPETYNVTKILYNEWYPQIVYNHHQSSPSWTKISLPPYADPVNPKIHPAITAGVSEVGSAMTKRFSLENMPGAIADNFYTMFWNGGGRTVPYYHNMIGILTEVGHTSPTPRFYDPKKLPKTVAGGTPTDGTDIMYPDPWKGGESHFRDAVDYMLTATWATLDLAADRKSNYLYNIYKMGASAIEKSKEEGPFAYVIGKDQWDAFESVNLVNVLLKGGIEIEKTTKSFEVNGKKYEKGAYVIYTAQAFRPYLMDLLEKQNYPTRFQYPGGPPDTPYDLAGWTLPMQMGITVDKIAEPFEVATEKVLVEADYYEGDVKGNASYGYLLSANSNASVAVTNKILKAGGTAYKTKASFKSGKTTYPAGSYIVSGGSASIENLSAEYGMEVTGLSAEPKVEMTKVHAPKVGLYKSWVANMDEGWTRFIMDEYSFETDTLHDSDIQTKDLSQYDVLIIPSQRAKSILHGHTPLKMPEKFTGGIGLEGTVALSNYVKNGGTLLAFDEASNYVIEQFGLPLKDATEGADSKEFFIPGSLIKTGIDTTHPLAFGMQDTVAVSFNKSRAFIIDKQSKKGEGGTEEIKDAPAAEVEVIATYAEKDLLMSGWAMGEKKYIAKKPAMVKATYGKGSVVLFAFRPQFRAQPRGTYKLIFNSIFEGASE; from the coding sequence ATGACTACAAAAAACTCTTGGTACAAGGCGGCGTTGCTGACCTTTGTACTAGCCATTTCGTGCATATCTGTGACGATGGCGCAAACCGTACCTTCACCAGAAGATGTTTATGGTTTTAAGGTAGGTACCGACTACAAACTGGCAGACTATAGCCAAATTGAAGACTACCTTTCTCAATTAGATGCATCTTCAGAGCGTGTAAAAAAAGTAGAAATAGGGACTACTGTACTTGGTAGAAAAATGTACATTCTATTTATTTCTAGTGAAGAGAACCTTAAAGATTTAGACAAGTGGAAAGACATTAGCACCAAACTTGCCAGAGTACAAGTTTCTAATGAAGAAGCCATGAAATTGTCTGAAGAAGGTAAAGCTATCGTATGGATTGATGGAGGAATGCACTCAACTGAATTGGCGCATGGGCAAATGACTTCTGAATTTGCATATACTTTGGCTACTTCTGAAACTACGGAAATTAAGAAAATTAGGGATAATGTTATTACGATATTGATGCCTGTAATGAATCCTGATGGGTTGGATATTGTTGTAGACTGGTACAAGAAGAACTTAGGTACTGCCTATGAGACATCTCGCCCACCGATTTTATATCACTACTACATGGGTCATGATAATAACAGGGATTGGTTCATGAATACCATGCCAGAGACGTATAATGTTACTAAGATATTGTACAATGAGTGGTATCCACAGATTGTGTATAACCACCATCAATCTTCTCCATCTTGGACAAAAATATCGTTACCACCATATGCAGATCCTGTAAACCCAAAAATTCACCCAGCAATTACTGCAGGTGTAAGTGAGGTAGGTTCGGCAATGACCAAAAGATTTTCACTTGAGAACATGCCAGGTGCCATTGCAGATAATTTTTATACCATGTTCTGGAACGGTGGCGGGCGTACCGTGCCTTACTACCATAACATGATCGGTATTTTAACTGAAGTTGGTCACACAAGTCCGACACCAAGGTTTTACGATCCAAAAAAACTACCTAAAACCGTTGCCGGTGGTACCCCAACCGATGGAACAGATATTATGTACCCTGATCCATGGAAAGGTGGCGAATCTCACTTTCGAGATGCAGTAGATTATATGTTGACCGCTACTTGGGCAACATTAGATTTGGCTGCCGATCGTAAGAGCAACTACCTATATAATATTTACAAAATGGGAGCTTCGGCAATCGAGAAGTCGAAAGAAGAAGGTCCGTTTGCATATGTAATCGGTAAAGATCAATGGGATGCTTTCGAGTCTGTAAACTTGGTAAACGTTTTGTTGAAGGGCGGAATTGAAATAGAGAAAACGACTAAAAGTTTTGAGGTCAACGGAAAGAAATATGAGAAAGGGGCATATGTTATTTATACGGCACAAGCTTTTAGACCTTATTTGATGGATTTATTGGAGAAACAAAATTACCCAACGCGTTTTCAATACCCAGGTGGACCTCCAGATACTCCTTATGATTTAGCAGGATGGACATTGCCAATGCAAATGGGAATAACGGTAGATAAAATAGCAGAACCTTTTGAGGTGGCTACAGAAAAGGTATTAGTTGAAGCGGATTATTATGAAGGTGATGTAAAAGGGAATGCTTCTTACGGGTATTTGTTAAGTGCCAACAGTAATGCATCTGTTGCGGTAACCAACAAAATATTAAAAGCAGGCGGTACGGCATACAAGACAAAAGCATCGTTCAAGTCAGGTAAAACAACATATCCGGCAGGTTCGTATATCGTTTCTGGCGGTAGTGCTTCAATTGAAAATTTATCAGCAGAATATGGTATGGAGGTAACAGGATTATCCGCAGAACCAAAAGTTGAAATGACCAAAGTACATGCGCCTAAAGTTGGCTTGTACAAATCTTGGGTTGCTAATATGGACGAAGGTTGGACACGTTTTATCATGGATGAATATTCATTTGAGACCGATACACTTCACGATTCAGACATTCAAACAAAAGACCTTTCTCAGTATGATGTATTGATTATACCATCGCAACGTGCAAAATCAATTTTACATGGTCATACACCTTTAAAAATGCCAGAGAAATTTACAGGCGGTATTGGCTTAGAAGGTACGGTTGCATTAAGTAACTATGTAAAGAATGGTGGTACATTATTGGCTTTTGATGAAGCTAGTAACTATGTAATAGAACAATTTGGTTTACCGTTGAAAGATGCAACTGAGGGAGCAGATAGCAAAGAGTTCTTTATACCAGGTTCACTGATAAAAACAGGTATAGACACTACACACCCATTAGCATTTGGTATGCAAGACACGGTTGCGGTTTCTTTTAATAAGAGTCGTGCATTTATAATTGATAAGCAAAGTAAAAAAGGCGAAGGCGGTACTGAGGAGATCAAAGATGCACCAGCTGCCGAAGTTGAGGTTATTGCCACCTATGCAGAGAAAGATTTATTGATGAGTGGTTGGGCAATGGGCGAGAAGAAATATATTGCTAAAAAGCCAGCGATGGTAAAAGCAACATACGGTAAAGGTTCTGTAGTATTGTTCGCTTTTAGACCCCAGTTTAGAGCACAACCAAGAGGAACGTACAAACTTATTTTCAACTCCATTTTTGAAGGAGCGTCAGAATAG
- a CDS encoding GIY-YIG nuclease family protein: protein MSSFTYILYSTSLNKFYIGACHEDLQKRIENHNLGTFGTKSFTSIINDWVLFLKFDCDDYAHAIRLERKIKSMKSSSYIRNLAKYAELRDKIFNETKNS from the coding sequence ATGTCCTCATTTACTTACATCTTATACAGCACATCACTCAATAAATTCTATATCGGTGCATGTCATGAAGATTTACAAAAACGTATTGAAAACCATAATTTGGGTACTTTTGGAACAAAAAGCTTCACTTCAATTATAAATGATTGGGTTTTGTTCTTAAAGTTCGATTGCGATGATTATGCACATGCTATTCGCCTAGAACGAAAAATAAAATCTATGAAAAGCAGTAGTTATATTCGGAACTTGGCTAAATATGCCGAATTACGAGATAAAATATTCAATGAAACAAAGAATTCCTGA
- the mce gene encoding methylmalonyl-CoA epimerase, producing MKKIEHLGIAVKNMEDSNALFKKLLGVAPYKQEEVASEGVMTSFFQNGPNKIELLAATEPNGPIAKFLEKKGEGIHHIAFEVEDIVAEMERLKKEGFTLLNEKPKKGADNKLVAFVHPKTANGVLVELCQEIRE from the coding sequence ATGAAAAAGATAGAACATTTAGGTATAGCTGTGAAGAACATGGAAGATTCTAATGCGCTTTTTAAGAAATTATTGGGTGTCGCTCCCTATAAACAAGAAGAAGTAGCTTCTGAGGGCGTAATGACTTCTTTCTTTCAAAACGGACCTAATAAGATAGAGCTTTTGGCTGCCACAGAACCAAACGGACCTATAGCCAAATTTTTAGAGAAAAAAGGTGAGGGCATACATCACATAGCTTTTGAGGTAGAAGATATCGTTGCGGAAATGGAACGTTTAAAAAAAGAAGGCTTCACATTATTGAATGAAAAACCCAAGAAAGGAGCTGATAACAAGCTAGTAGCCTTTGTTCATCCAAAGACTGCGAACGGAGTGTTGGTAGAGTTGTGTCAAGAAATTAGAGAGTAA
- the rbfA gene encoding 30S ribosome-binding factor RbfA has protein sequence METQRQRKIAGVIQKDIVDILQKAAIDGGLRNTLISVSKVSVTTDLSIAKIYLSIFPNEKSGELMEGIKSNQPLIKHELSQRTRNQLRRVPELLFYLDDSLDYIENIEKSLKREENPIENRDLLPKRKKS, from the coding sequence ATGGAAACGCAAAGACAACGTAAAATAGCTGGGGTCATTCAGAAAGACATTGTAGACATTCTACAAAAGGCCGCCATTGATGGCGGACTTCGTAATACGCTTATCTCTGTTTCCAAGGTTTCAGTAACTACAGATCTATCTATCGCCAAGATATACTTAAGCATTTTCCCTAATGAGAAATCGGGCGAATTGATGGAGGGTATAAAATCTAACCAACCGCTTATTAAACATGAGCTTTCTCAACGTACCCGCAACCAATTGCGTAGAGTGCCCGAGTTGTTATTTTACCTAGATGATTCTTTAGATTACATAGAGAATATAGAAAAGTCGTTAAAACGCGAAGAGAACCCAATAGAAAACAGAGATTTGTTACCTAAACGTAAAAAGAGCTGA